The following are encoded together in the Planctobacterium marinum genome:
- a CDS encoding S41 family peptidase, with protein sequence MNKQLNKLILILAMCFTLPNFAQASTGAMQNHTAQQYGELIKEISASLQESFVIPEVTPAYAQALDQCLVSDCLAGVTEQSKAAQKITEIMQAAHADKHLKVFAPGEKPGRRKKMASKGPGTDKPAKAKPSSPTGIEAVEILSDNTGYIKISSFPGTQASLEATREALISLQDTHTLVFDIRRHRGGTKTNISEIASFLFAQPTHMVTTQSPHVNEGKATPHVSAPNEYADKFKDKPVFVLTSERSGSAAEHFAMAIKATGRGILIGETTAGFGHWGGMVQLEQGYSLFLPVGRTYHPKTKLGWEGIGVTPDIIVPADDSLEYTLKRIHSPYSS encoded by the coding sequence GTGAACAAACAACTAAACAAACTGATATTAATACTGGCAATGTGTTTTACCTTGCCGAACTTCGCGCAAGCTTCGACAGGGGCAATGCAAAATCACACAGCTCAGCAGTACGGTGAGCTAATTAAAGAAATCAGTGCTTCGTTGCAAGAGAGTTTTGTCATTCCCGAGGTAACACCTGCCTATGCGCAGGCACTGGATCAGTGTCTGGTATCGGATTGCCTGGCGGGAGTGACTGAACAAAGTAAAGCGGCACAAAAGATCACTGAAATAATGCAAGCCGCGCACGCCGACAAACATCTGAAGGTATTTGCGCCGGGAGAAAAACCGGGGCGCAGAAAAAAAATGGCATCGAAAGGCCCTGGAACTGATAAACCCGCCAAAGCTAAGCCTTCCAGCCCCACGGGTATTGAGGCAGTAGAAATACTGTCTGACAATACCGGCTATATCAAAATCAGTAGCTTTCCGGGTACGCAAGCCTCACTGGAGGCCACCCGGGAAGCGCTGATTTCTCTGCAAGATACCCATACTCTGGTATTCGACATCAGGCGTCATCGGGGCGGTACTAAAACTAATATTTCGGAGATCGCCAGCTTTCTTTTCGCGCAGCCCACCCACATGGTGACTACTCAATCTCCCCATGTGAATGAAGGTAAGGCCACCCCTCATGTGTCAGCGCCGAATGAGTATGCCGATAAATTCAAGGATAAGCCGGTGTTTGTGCTTACCAGTGAGCGCAGCGGCTCGGCAGCAGAGCATTTTGCCATGGCCATTAAAGCCACGGGGCGAGGCATTTTAATCGGTGAAACCACCGCAGGTTTTGGTCATTGGGGCGGCATGGTGCAACTGGAGCAGGGTTATTCGCTATTTCTTCCGGTAGGGCGTACTTATCACCCTAAAACCAAGCTGGGTTGGGAAGGTATTGGTGTGACACCCGATATCATTGTTCCAGCCGATGACAGCCTTGAATACACCTTGAAGCGTATTCATTCGCCTTATAGCAGTTAA
- a CDS encoding ABC-F family ATPase has product MISAANITMQFGSKPLFENISAKFSNGNRYGLIGANGCGKSTFMRILSGKQTPSAGNVSLAPGTKLGVLNQDQFAYEDMSVVDTVIMGDTQLWAVKQERDAIYAKTDMSEEEGMRVADLEVQFAEMDGYTAEARAGDILSAAGIEESYHFGLMKEVAPGRKVRVLLAQALFAEPDVLLLDEPTNNLDIYTIHWLAEELNKRKSTMLIISHDRHFLNSVCTHMADIDYQDLRIFPGNYDAFVAAAALIQEQLHHENAKKSAEIEDLQAFVARFSANASKAKQATSRAKRLEKIELAEIKASSRRRPYIQFKQHKKLHRLAITLDGIAHGYPDLPLFSDGNLLLEAGSRLAVIGENGAGKTTLLKCLIDELAVNEGRIKWAENAAIGYVPQDSSRDFDGDWTLYEWMSLWRNEKHDDLQVKAMLGRLLFSADDFNKKVSVCSGGEKNRLLFGKLMLQDINVLVLDEPTNHLDMESIEALNDALLQFDGTIIFVSHDHEFISSLATQVIEISEQKLNYFDGTYEEFLASESAKTA; this is encoded by the coding sequence TTGATCAGTGCCGCAAACATCACCATGCAGTTTGGTTCTAAACCACTGTTTGAAAACATTTCTGCCAAATTTTCCAATGGCAATCGCTATGGTTTGATTGGGGCCAATGGCTGCGGAAAATCCACTTTTATGCGGATCCTGAGCGGTAAGCAAACCCCCAGTGCAGGCAACGTGTCTTTGGCACCGGGTACCAAGTTAGGGGTGCTAAATCAGGACCAGTTCGCTTACGAAGATATGTCGGTGGTGGATACCGTGATCATGGGCGATACTCAGCTATGGGCGGTAAAACAAGAGCGTGATGCCATTTATGCCAAAACCGATATGAGCGAAGAGGAAGGCATGCGGGTGGCGGATCTGGAAGTGCAGTTTGCCGAGATGGACGGCTACACGGCAGAAGCACGGGCTGGTGATATCTTATCGGCAGCGGGTATCGAGGAAAGTTATCATTTTGGCTTGATGAAAGAGGTGGCGCCGGGACGCAAGGTGCGGGTGCTGTTAGCGCAAGCCCTGTTTGCTGAACCGGATGTATTGTTGCTGGACGAACCCACTAACAACCTGGATATCTATACTATCCATTGGCTGGCGGAAGAGCTGAACAAACGCAAATCTACTATGTTGATCATTTCTCACGACCGCCACTTTCTCAATTCAGTATGTACCCACATGGCGGATATCGATTATCAGGACTTGCGCATTTTTCCCGGTAATTACGACGCGTTTGTGGCTGCCGCAGCCTTGATTCAGGAACAACTGCATCATGAGAATGCCAAAAAATCCGCTGAAATAGAGGATTTACAAGCCTTTGTGGCGCGCTTCTCGGCTAATGCTTCTAAAGCGAAACAGGCCACTTCGCGGGCCAAACGTCTGGAGAAAATTGAGTTAGCAGAGATTAAAGCCTCCAGTCGTCGTCGTCCCTATATCCAATTTAAACAACACAAAAAACTGCATCGCCTGGCGATTACCCTCGATGGTATCGCTCACGGCTATCCCGACCTACCACTGTTTAGCGATGGCAACTTATTGCTTGAAGCCGGCTCTCGCCTGGCGGTGATTGGTGAAAATGGCGCAGGTAAAACCACCTTACTCAAGTGTTTGATTGACGAACTGGCGGTAAACGAAGGGCGTATTAAGTGGGCGGAAAATGCAGCCATCGGTTATGTGCCGCAGGACAGCAGTCGTGACTTTGATGGCGACTGGACCCTATACGAATGGATGTCGTTGTGGCGCAATGAAAAGCACGACGACCTGCAGGTTAAAGCCATGCTCGGTCGATTGCTATTCAGCGCTGATGACTTTAACAAAAAGGTATCGGTTTGCTCGGGTGGCGAGAAAAACCGATTGTTATTCGGCAAACTGATGCTGCAGGATATCAATGTGCTGGTGCTGGATGAACCCACTAACCACCTGGATATGGAATCCATCGAAGCCCTTAATGATGCCCTGCTGCAATTTGACGGCACCATCATCTTCGTCAGTCACGATCACGAATTTATCAGCTCTTTGGCCACGCAAGTGATAGAAATCAGTGAGCAAAAGCTGAACTATTTTGATGGTACTTATGAAGAGTTTTTAGCCAGCGAGTCAGCCAAAACGGCTTAA
- a CDS encoding DUF2306 domain-containing protein, which produces MNSQLLIRYLSITSTLSIIATALFVILLEIRLVNGLIAAHVILGSLAFVVGGLALIAKKGGRLHKLTGTLFFLLMTLSAVFTLIVATMPFHFSTSMFQISVMTLYFLLGGIRSLYFKNPKHHYRLDYTLIGVTASVSLFILFYSKWLYGGFQPLQTVFGVVAIGFCLVDLWLFSQPGLARKRWLVLHLSKMLAGYATAVTGFFVAQKILGGYFDWFAPTVLTLLTIFYWMLKLNVFALHGRTFKQISKV; this is translated from the coding sequence ATGAACTCGCAATTACTTATTCGATATCTAAGTATAACCTCAACTCTTTCAATCATAGCAACAGCCCTATTTGTCATTCTGCTGGAGATTCGTCTGGTTAACGGCCTTATCGCCGCGCATGTCATCTTAGGCAGTCTGGCCTTTGTGGTGGGCGGTTTGGCATTAATTGCTAAAAAAGGCGGACGCCTTCACAAACTCACTGGCACATTGTTCTTTTTGCTGATGACCTTGTCAGCTGTGTTCACCCTGATAGTAGCGACAATGCCCTTCCACTTCAGTACCTCAATGTTCCAGATCAGTGTCATGACCCTGTATTTTCTGCTAGGCGGGATTCGCAGTTTGTATTTTAAAAATCCAAAACATCACTACCGCCTGGACTATACATTAATTGGTGTGACGGCTTCGGTCAGCCTGTTTATCCTGTTCTATTCAAAGTGGCTGTATGGCGGTTTTCAACCCTTGCAAACCGTTTTTGGTGTGGTTGCGATAGGCTTTTGTCTGGTAGATTTGTGGCTCTTCTCGCAACCGGGTCTTGCCAGAAAGCGTTGGCTGGTGCTGCACCTCTCAAAAATGTTAGCGGGCTACGCCACCGCCGTGACCGGCTTTTTTGTGGCCCAAAAAATATTAGGCGGCTATTTCGACTGGTTTGCGCCAACAGTACTCACTTTGCTGACAATTTTCTATTGGATGCTCAAGTTAAACGTCTTCGCTCTGCATGGGCGTACTTTCAAACAAATTTCCAAAGTCTAA
- a CDS encoding helix-turn-helix domain-containing protein encodes MSFSFFDVLLMIGIVQGLVAIPLLLRSKQQRLSKVFLALAILSFCLLFLKVLIIFSSAFDGPQFRYFPIAFEMATAPAFYFYFLALTEKQFRWKNTYAWHFLPVLLAQSYAFLVYFSMQELQDNTQSYQMLDTLHYSTVKEMENWLIVVSISSYLLVGAKKYLRFQQRVRDNTADTAYPTLSWLKSIISTCGLLLLFLVVNMLVDRIWLLADETLIHWQVYYVYVAGVTYYLGLMAFRQQAPDLNQIYPVTPDSDQMDVVCDDTRELANRIETLLKEQALFLDPNLNVSQLARELRMSSATISQVINRHFGMSFRAYINEFRIDAIKAKLLDENNKASVLSLALESGFNSEASFYRVFKAATGQTPTGYIEANKSPE; translated from the coding sequence TTGAGTTTTTCCTTTTTTGATGTATTGCTAATGATTGGGATTGTGCAAGGACTGGTTGCCATCCCCTTGTTGCTGAGGTCTAAACAACAACGCTTGAGTAAAGTGTTCCTGGCGTTGGCTATTTTGTCTTTTTGCCTGTTGTTCCTCAAAGTGCTAATTATATTTAGCAGCGCTTTTGACGGGCCACAATTCCGATATTTCCCGATTGCCTTTGAAATGGCAACGGCTCCCGCGTTCTACTTCTATTTTCTGGCGCTCACGGAAAAGCAGTTTCGGTGGAAAAATACCTATGCCTGGCACTTTTTACCGGTGTTATTGGCTCAGAGTTATGCCTTTTTAGTATACTTTTCTATGCAGGAATTGCAGGACAATACTCAGAGTTACCAGATGCTAGATACATTGCATTATAGTACCGTGAAAGAGATGGAAAACTGGCTCATCGTGGTTTCGATATCGAGTTATTTACTGGTGGGCGCCAAAAAGTACCTGCGCTTTCAGCAGCGCGTCAGAGACAATACCGCTGATACTGCTTATCCCACCCTGAGCTGGTTGAAATCGATTATTTCCACCTGTGGACTATTACTATTATTTCTTGTGGTGAATATGCTGGTGGATCGTATCTGGTTGCTGGCTGATGAAACCCTTATTCACTGGCAAGTGTATTATGTTTATGTGGCGGGGGTGACCTATTACCTGGGATTAATGGCGTTCAGACAGCAAGCACCGGATCTCAATCAAATCTATCCTGTAACGCCAGACTCAGACCAGATGGACGTGGTTTGTGACGACACCCGAGAGTTGGCTAACAGAATAGAAACGCTGCTCAAAGAGCAAGCGTTGTTTTTGGATCCGAATCTCAATGTTTCACAGCTTGCCCGTGAGTTGCGGATGAGCTCAGCCACGATATCACAAGTAATTAACCGCCATTTCGGTATGAGCTTTCGCGCTTACATCAATGAATTTCGTATTGATGCCATCAAAGCGAAGCTATTGGATGAAAATAATAAGGCCTCAGTGTTATCGTTAGCGCTGGAGTCGGGTTTTAATTCTGAAGCCAGTTTTTATCGGGTGTT